A part of Desulfobacter sp. genomic DNA contains:
- the vapC gene encoding tRNA(fMet)-specific endonuclease VapC, with protein MLKYMLDTNIVIYVIKRRPIEVLDVFNAHAGQMCISSITLAELLHGVEKSSMVSHNLRKVEDFISRLEVLSYDDNAAAHYGHIRANLEKKGTPIGVNDLHIAGHARSESLILVTNNMREFERVEGLRLENWI; from the coding sequence ATGCTGAAATACATGCTGGATACCAACATCGTTATTTATGTGATTAAACGGCGACCTATTGAGGTTTTAGACGTTTTTAATGCCCATGCAGGGCAAATGTGCATAAGCTCAATTACATTGGCTGAACTCTTACACGGGGTTGAAAAAAGCTCTATGGTGTCCCACAACCTACGCAAAGTTGAAGATTTTATATCCCGCCTGGAAGTCTTGTCTTATGATGATAATGCCGCTGCCCATTATGGGCATATCAGGGCAAACCTGGAAAAGAAAGGTACACCTATTGGGGTGAACGATTTACACATTGCCGGACATGCCCGGAGCGAATCTTTGATTTTAGTCACTAATAATATGCGTGAGTTTGAAAGAGTTGAGGGCTTACGGTTGGAAAATTGGATTTGA
- a CDS encoding recombinase family protein translates to MQIGYARVSTHEQNLDLQIDELKKAGCEKIFQDKVSGVAAARPGIKEAVSFLREGDTLVVWRLDRLGRSLKNLIELVGRFQEKQIGFKSLKESIDTTNSSGKLIFHLFAALAEFERDLISERTKAGLAAARARGKNGGRPSKHSEKDKKMIVELYNSRKHSIKEICETFGISKTTMYNYLREHRERFIFPKKIEDL, encoded by the coding sequence ATGCAAATTGGTTATGCCCGGGTTTCAACCCATGAGCAAAATTTAGATTTACAGATAGATGAATTAAAAAAGGCCGGCTGTGAAAAAATATTTCAAGATAAGGTTAGCGGCGTGGCTGCGGCCAGGCCAGGAATAAAAGAGGCCGTTTCTTTTTTAAGGGAAGGGGATACCCTTGTGGTTTGGCGACTGGATCGCCTGGGCCGCTCCCTTAAAAACTTAATTGAATTAGTGGGGAGGTTCCAGGAAAAGCAAATAGGCTTTAAGAGCTTAAAAGAATCTATAGATACAACCAATTCAAGCGGGAAATTGATTTTTCATCTTTTTGCCGCCCTGGCCGAGTTTGAGCGGGATCTAATAAGCGAAAGGACAAAAGCCGGTCTTGCAGCAGCCAGGGCCAGGGGAAAAAATGGTGGCAGGCCATCTAAGCACAGTGAAAAAGATAAAAAGATGATTGTTGAGCTTTATAATAGCCGAAAACACAGCATCAAAGAAATTTGTGAGACTTTCGGAATATCAAAAACAACGATGTATAATTATTTAAGAGAACACCGGGAACGGTTTATTTTTCCTAAAAAAATAGAAGATTTATAG
- a CDS encoding antitoxin yields the protein METGTVFVNNRTQAVRLPVDSRFPDGVKKVVVRIVGKDRVLSPVENTWDSFFLADDGVTDDFMQERASQEQSERETF from the coding sequence ATGGAAACAGGGACCGTTTTTGTAAATAATAGAACCCAAGCGGTAAGGTTGCCGGTTGACAGTAGATTCCCCGATGGTGTGAAGAAAGTTGTTGTGCGTATCGTGGGCAAAGATCGGGTGCTTTCCCCTGTAGAAAACACATGGGATAGTTTCTTTCTTGCTGACGATGGTGTGACGGATGATTTTATGCAGGAACGTGCTTCACAAGAACAATCCGAAAGGGAAACCTTTTAA
- a CDS encoding protein phosphatase 2C domain-containing protein: MITVHDKGYSEYYDHQKAKSQIMQSRFLQYICDSIKGRTRTHNKDGIISAYGKNYHILGVLDGVSSAKGALKAVKYSVSYIGKNHSSYAYDESFDLAGLIRDLNQRLLTANLIDPYLTCSLVFIPNQPSQKIKFLNLGDSRIYSISKQYIFQLTADDSDPINKNILTKYLGSKQLINEDINESELPVGSESQNLLICTDGFYSVMESSEYKLRELHRLSNLKHSYYIKKGIKKLIVGSNNDDATYLLARWSHV; encoded by the coding sequence ATGATAACTGTTCATGATAAAGGCTACAGTGAATATTATGACCACCAGAAAGCAAAATCTCAAATAATGCAAAGTAGATTTTTACAATATATATGTGATTCCATTAAAGGAAGAACTCGAACTCATAATAAAGATGGGATTATCTCTGCATATGGAAAGAACTACCATATCTTAGGTGTACTTGATGGGGTGAGCTCTGCCAAAGGAGCTCTAAAAGCAGTAAAATACTCAGTTTCATATATTGGTAAAAATCACTCAAGCTATGCGTACGATGAATCTTTCGATTTAGCAGGATTGATAAGGGATTTAAACCAAAGATTATTAACAGCGAATCTTATTGATCCTTACCTGACATGTAGTTTAGTTTTTATACCTAATCAACCCTCACAAAAAATTAAATTCTTAAATTTAGGGGACTCAAGGATATATTCTATCTCTAAACAGTATATATTCCAACTTACCGCAGATGATTCTGATCCAATTAATAAAAATATTTTAACGAAATATTTAGGGTCAAAGCAGCTAATAAATGAAGACATTAACGAATCAGAACTCCCTGTAGGAAGCGAATCTCAGAACCTTTTGATATGTACAGATGGTTTTTATTCTGTTATGGAGAGTAGCGAATACAAGCTAAGAGAATTGCATAGATTATCGAACTTGAAACACTCATATTACATCAAAAAAGGTATAAAAAAATTGATCGTTGGTTCAAATAATGATGACGCAACGTACCTATTAGCGAGGTGGTCGCATGTTTGA
- a CDS encoding site-specific integrase → MRLYTQRGIYYIEFSGGQRRSLQTREAREAKRIFNEIKREQLRGNFIKLNTKSGISLSEFKEIYINDPERSDLSSETLRSDEFALRNLIEAIGDIRLQNINKGHIITFKQSCLSRGNKPISVNSYLRRIKAALNYAVENEYMDKPPMIKQIKISKKTPRFISPDDIDKIISRATQKKPEMARIIIFALNTGARREEIIKCKYEHIKNGSIKLFGKGNKERLVPLISNAKKVLKNKDVGKIFTYKHKSTISNYYREITRAAGVKSRFHDLRHTAATHMLSKGMSIVAVQKVLGHSDIRTTQTYADVLQTVLKKEMEKLEK, encoded by the coding sequence ATGAGATTATATACACAACGAGGAATTTATTACATTGAGTTTTCAGGAGGCCAAAGAAGAAGCCTCCAGACTAGAGAGGCTAGAGAGGCAAAAAGGATTTTCAATGAAATCAAACGAGAACAGTTACGTGGAAACTTCATTAAGTTAAACACCAAATCCGGAATAAGCCTATCGGAATTTAAAGAAATCTATATCAATGACCCCGAAAGATCGGATTTGTCTTCTGAAACGTTAAGAAGTGATGAATTTGCCCTGCGGAATCTTATCGAAGCCATAGGGGATATCAGACTGCAGAACATAAATAAAGGCCATATAATCACATTTAAGCAATCATGCTTGTCCCGTGGAAATAAACCAATTTCGGTGAATTCATACCTTCGACGTATTAAAGCGGCATTAAACTATGCTGTTGAAAATGAATACATGGATAAACCCCCTATGATTAAGCAAATAAAAATTAGCAAAAAAACGCCCAGATTCATATCTCCTGATGATATTGATAAAATAATCAGCAGAGCCACTCAAAAAAAGCCAGAAATGGCCCGTATAATCATTTTTGCATTAAACACAGGGGCAAGGAGAGAAGAAATTATAAAATGCAAGTATGAGCACATTAAAAACGGTTCTATCAAACTTTTTGGAAAGGGTAATAAGGAACGGTTGGTACCACTGATCTCGAATGCCAAAAAAGTACTAAAAAACAAAGATGTTGGAAAAATCTTCACCTACAAACATAAGTCGACCATTTCAAACTATTACAGAGAGATCACCAGGGCGGCTGGAGTAAAATCAAGATTTCATGATTTAAGGCATACTGCAGCCACCCACATGCTGTCCAAGGGCATGTCTATTGTCGCTGTTCAAAAGGTGCTGGGCCATTCAGATATTAGAACGACACAGACATATGCCGATGTGTTACAAACGGTGCTCAAAAAAGAGATGGAAAAACTTGAAAAATGA
- a CDS encoding 4Fe-4S dicluster domain-containing protein has translation MAHHLTRQGYSQLVARLNRFPQGAPPSTLLNRILAMLFSEEEAGLVADLPLKPFTAEQAAAIWKISPVRAEVILERLASRAILVDIDLHGTTQYVLPPPMAGFFEFSLMRVRRDVDQKVLSELFYQYLNVEDDFVRDLFTRGETQLGRVFVHEPVLSEANAVHVLDYERATQVIKTASHMGISTCYCRHKMSHVGRACGAPTDICMTFNTSARSLIKYGHARRVEVSEGLELLARAYEANLVQFGENVRERVNFICNCCGCCCEAMIAARKFSRLHPVHTSNFLPRIIEAECTGCGKCVDICPVEAMSLVSANDPDHLKKKSARLNPDICLGCGLCVRNCPAGAVELVPLGKRVITPLDTTRRTVAMAVERGTLQHLIFDNRVLLSHRALAAVLGAILRLPPVKQALANTQIRSRYLEVLIRYFEGRNRTMP, from the coding sequence ATGGCACATCATCTTACCCGCCAGGGGTATTCACAACTTGTGGCCCGCTTGAACCGGTTCCCCCAGGGTGCCCCGCCATCAACGCTCTTGAACCGGATCCTTGCCATGCTCTTTTCAGAAGAAGAGGCCGGCCTGGTTGCGGACCTGCCCCTCAAACCCTTTACCGCGGAACAGGCCGCAGCCATCTGGAAGATATCCCCGGTCCGTGCGGAAGTCATCCTGGAACGTCTGGCCTCCCGGGCCATCCTTGTGGATATTGACCTTCACGGCACCACCCAGTATGTCCTGCCCCCGCCCATGGCCGGTTTTTTTGAATTTTCGCTCATGCGGGTCCGGCGTGATGTGGACCAGAAAGTCCTCAGCGAACTCTTTTACCAATACCTGAATGTGGAAGATGATTTCGTCAGGGATCTGTTTACCCGGGGAGAGACCCAACTTGGCCGGGTATTTGTCCATGAGCCGGTGTTGTCCGAAGCCAATGCCGTTCATGTATTGGACTATGAACGGGCCACCCAGGTCATTAAAACAGCGTCCCACATGGGAATTTCCACCTGCTACTGCCGCCATAAGATGTCCCATGTGGGCAGGGCCTGCGGGGCTCCCACGGATATCTGCATGACATTCAATACATCGGCAAGGTCGTTGATAAAATACGGCCATGCCCGCAGGGTGGAGGTGTCCGAAGGCCTGGAACTCCTGGCCAGGGCCTATGAAGCCAACCTGGTTCAGTTCGGCGAAAATGTCAGGGAACGGGTTAATTTTATCTGTAATTGCTGCGGCTGCTGCTGCGAAGCCATGATCGCGGCCCGGAAGTTCTCCCGTCTTCATCCGGTCCATACCTCCAATTTCCTTCCCCGGATCATTGAGGCGGAGTGCACCGGATGCGGCAAATGCGTGGACATATGCCCTGTGGAAGCCATGTCCCTGGTGTCGGCCAACGATCCGGACCATCTGAAAAAGAAGAGCGCCCGGCTTAACCCGGATATCTGCCTGGGCTGCGGTCTCTGTGTCCGGAATTGTCCTGCCGGCGCCGTGGAACTGGTTCCCCTGGGCAAACGGGTGATCACCCCATTGGATACCACACGGCGGACAGTGGCCATGGCCGTCGAAAGGGGGACCCTTCAGCATTTGATTTTTGATAACCGTGTCCTGCTCAGCCACAGGGCGCTGGCCGCTGTCCTGGGGGCCATCCTGCGCCTGCCGCCGGTGAAGCAGGCCCTGGCCAATACCCAGATCCGGTCCCGTTACCTGGAAGTGCTGATCCGCTATTTTGAAGGGCGAAACAGGACCATGCCTTGA
- the trbL gene encoding P-type conjugative transfer protein TrbL has translation MKKTLSVILIIVCCAIVVEIVAPDLASAAPSKNNIIEQILDQFIQASSQWEDEIKTFSSRLFWLLAGVNFAWVATMLVLQNGDIGDFVRELIKFIFFVGFWWWVLCNSGDLTTRIIDSFRQIGASTYGGVKGISPSNILETCYNIFITATKKIEVFEGETWMIGIGALGVLAFGVLIAAQLTLSIVKAYVAIAIGTVALGFGGSKWTEDISKNYLKMVVATGMELMAIQMLVGLSLNLFKIWSNIPSEQFGVQTTFSLLIGLAFLFVIMKEIPSMISGIVFGMQFGGGGIDIVAKGVSTGIAVASATLGAGALAAKAGAIAATARGMQGGAMSNIAGAAYQTMKDNVGQPAAMKRSMMGGTMSNLMSMKQEQSQPGGEGGGGQTRSPSQEFNNMPHAGSSSLNNIPGAK, from the coding sequence ATGAAAAAGACTCTATCCGTTATCCTGATTATCGTTTGCTGCGCCATTGTTGTTGAAATTGTGGCCCCGGATCTGGCCAGTGCAGCCCCCTCAAAAAATAATATTATCGAACAAATCCTTGATCAATTCATACAGGCTTCGAGCCAGTGGGAAGATGAAATCAAGACCTTTTCTTCCCGGCTATTCTGGCTTTTGGCAGGGGTTAATTTTGCCTGGGTAGCCACCATGTTGGTCTTACAAAATGGGGATATTGGCGACTTTGTAAGGGAACTTATCAAGTTTATTTTCTTTGTCGGTTTTTGGTGGTGGGTACTGTGTAATAGTGGGGATCTTACCACCCGGATCATTGATTCTTTCCGGCAAATTGGCGCTTCTACCTATGGCGGCGTCAAGGGCATAAGCCCTAGTAATATCTTAGAAACGTGCTATAATATTTTCATAACGGCCACCAAAAAAATTGAGGTCTTTGAAGGGGAAACCTGGATGATTGGCATTGGCGCTCTCGGCGTGCTTGCGTTCGGTGTTTTAATTGCCGCACAGCTTACGCTCAGTATTGTGAAAGCGTATGTGGCAATCGCCATCGGGACTGTCGCTTTGGGGTTCGGAGGATCCAAATGGACCGAGGATATTTCTAAAAATTACCTCAAGATGGTGGTGGCCACCGGCATGGAATTAATGGCCATACAAATGCTTGTCGGCTTGTCCCTCAACCTGTTTAAGATTTGGTCGAACATTCCAAGTGAACAATTTGGGGTGCAAACCACCTTTTCCCTGCTGATCGGCCTGGCCTTTCTTTTCGTGATCATGAAGGAGATCCCGAGCATGATCAGCGGCATCGTCTTTGGTATGCAGTTTGGCGGGGGTGGTATTGATATCGTCGCAAAAGGCGTATCCACGGGCATTGCCGTGGCATCGGCGACCTTGGGCGCGGGCGCCCTGGCGGCTAAAGCCGGGGCGATTGCTGCAACGGCCAGAGGTATGCAGGGCGGGGCCATGAGCAACATTGCCGGCGCTGCATACCAAACAATGAAGGATAATGTTGGTCAGCCAGCGGCCATGAAGCGGTCCATGATGGGCGGCACCATGTCCAATTTGATGTCAATGAAACAAGAGCAGTCGCAGCCTGGCGGCGAGGGGGGCGGTGGGCAGACAAGATCCCCCTCCCAGGAATTTAATAATATGCCGCATGCAGGATCTTCAAGCTTAAATAATATCCCAGGAGCAAAGTAA
- a CDS encoding protein kinase — protein MPPIISMKESTKKLLNVTKVHKTFDGGQKYVFIATCGDVKCAIKMFKYGFGRREERELEFYKENAALNGIPKILDVINEKNETIVVEEYIKGNCLQDIISDYRESSSLISKLVCDIADIMEPIWNEGKTHRDLKPLNIIITPEGLPVVLDFGIFKDPSLTTITDTGVQPNTWMFAAPEQLLGNKRHISYRTDFFSLGVMAYCLYYQTLPFGDNRDDVIARMVEQDLTYPTVENCSLNVFFEQTLNFDVSVRPRNVTLLKESFVS, from the coding sequence ATGCCGCCAATCATATCCATGAAAGAATCCACAAAAAAGTTGCTTAATGTAACTAAGGTGCATAAAACATTTGATGGGGGGCAGAAATATGTATTTATTGCAACATGTGGAGATGTAAAATGTGCCATAAAAATGTTTAAGTATGGTTTTGGGAGAAGAGAAGAACGAGAGTTGGAGTTCTACAAGGAGAATGCGGCCCTCAATGGTATCCCGAAAATACTTGATGTAATAAATGAAAAAAACGAAACTATCGTTGTCGAAGAATACATCAAAGGCAACTGTCTCCAGGACATAATTTCAGATTACAGAGAATCCTCAAGCCTCATATCAAAATTGGTCTGCGATATAGCTGATATAATGGAACCAATTTGGAATGAAGGTAAAACGCACCGGGACTTAAAACCATTAAATATAATCATTACACCGGAGGGCCTACCTGTCGTTTTAGATTTTGGAATATTCAAAGATCCCAGTCTCACAACTATTACTGATACAGGTGTTCAGCCTAATACCTGGATGTTCGCTGCACCGGAGCAATTATTAGGAAATAAAAGGCACATATCCTATCGAACCGACTTTTTTTCTTTGGGTGTTATGGCTTATTGTCTGTACTATCAAACGCTTCCTTTTGGAGATAACCGAGATGATGTCATCGCAAGAATGGTTGAACAAGATTTAACCTATCCTACAGTTGAGAATTGTTCTTTGAATGTTTTTTTTGAGCAGACACTGAATTTCGACGTTTCCGTTCGACCAAGAAATGTCACTTTATTAAAGGAGTCTTTTGTCTCATGA
- a CDS encoding peptidoglycan DD-metalloendopeptidase family protein, which yields MKYPYVAFSEKLEVQPVFKGLSGDPFIVNLSGGSPVFEAVDILDQRAFQAWLDREMKGRFSWGLASYLEDRETILNHYPQMREEKRYYHLGLDIIVPLDTPLHAPLDAVVAESGYEAGEGNYGGNVLLRHDSPHFESFYSLYGHLNREALPEPGTAFNAGEPFARIGDFHENGNWFYHTHLQVITQRGYEDGWVSKGYCSAGDLAVMDNICPSPLSLFRR from the coding sequence ATGAAATATCCCTATGTGGCATTCAGTGAAAAATTAGAGGTACAGCCTGTATTCAAGGGGCTGTCGGGCGATCCCTTTATTGTGAACCTCTCCGGAGGGTCGCCGGTGTTCGAAGCGGTGGACATCCTTGATCAGCGGGCCTTTCAGGCGTGGCTGGACAGGGAAATGAAGGGGCGGTTCTCATGGGGGCTGGCTTCTTACCTGGAAGACCGTGAGACCATCCTGAACCACTACCCCCAGATGCGGGAGGAAAAACGGTATTACCATTTGGGCCTGGACATTATCGTGCCACTGGACACCCCCCTCCACGCCCCCCTGGATGCTGTGGTGGCTGAAAGCGGGTATGAAGCGGGAGAAGGGAATTACGGGGGAAATGTTCTGCTCCGCCACGACAGTCCGCATTTCGAGAGCTTTTACAGCCTCTACGGCCATTTGAACAGGGAAGCCCTGCCTGAACCGGGAACCGCCTTCAACGCCGGCGAACCCTTTGCCCGCATCGGTGACTTCCATGAAAACGGGAACTGGTTTTACCACACCCATCTCCAGGTCATTACCCAAAGGGGATATGAGGACGGATGGGTGTCCAAGGGGTATTGCAGCGCAGGGGACCTGGCCGTGATGGACAATATCTGTCCCTCCCCCCTGTCCCTGTTCAGGCGGTAG
- a CDS encoding universal stress protein: MTHQINKILYATDLSKVSPRFFQYAAFIANQHNAHITCLHVMEEPSQDAILAFASYLGKNKDEIMAQRGKGAIAEMETRVKKLCFSEPGEAPVDPKRLTIKVVRGYPEAEILKVSKKMEADLIVMGAHEKGVTHTFLGSVAKRVLRRSRIPVLIVPVAK; the protein is encoded by the coding sequence ATGACCCATCAGATTAACAAGATACTTTATGCCACCGACCTGTCAAAGGTCTCCCCCCGTTTTTTCCAGTATGCCGCTTTTATCGCAAACCAGCACAATGCCCATATCACCTGCCTTCACGTCATGGAGGAACCGTCCCAGGATGCCATACTGGCCTTTGCCTCCTACCTGGGCAAAAACAAGGATGAGATCATGGCCCAGCGCGGGAAAGGCGCCATCGCAGAAATGGAAACCCGGGTGAAAAAGCTCTGCTTTTCCGAACCGGGTGAGGCGCCGGTCGATCCCAAACGCCTTACCATAAAAGTCGTCAGGGGGTACCCCGAGGCTGAAATCCTGAAGGTTTCCAAAAAAATGGAAGCCGACCTGATCGTTATGGGCGCCCATGAGAAAGGGGTGACCCATACCTTCCTTGGCTCAGTGGCCAAACGCGTCCTGCGAAGGTCGCGCATCCCCGTACTGATCGTGCCGGTGGCGAAGTAG